The Phycisphaerae bacterium genome has a segment encoding these proteins:
- a CDS encoding DUF2617 family protein: MELPQINVAIEELTLSLFQRPLHPELFQIYAKRQLRTGKYEADIWITGCTHVISVYAGDVCLSEVISSPGQMLPRRGLIERFQFHGPRSHKCTLSRGVSYMTDFQIEKMSPNLYRQSHIDLEGFARNRGVFVKFPDLEIGGLQPFCYVDFEARQTELHIHTFAAYPDQVTMIKTQSLFDFQ, translated from the coding sequence ATGGAATTACCGCAAATCAATGTGGCAATTGAAGAGCTGACACTCAGTCTTTTTCAGAGACCGCTGCACCCGGAGCTTTTCCAGATTTACGCAAAGCGGCAGCTGAGAACCGGCAAATACGAAGCTGATATCTGGATTACAGGATGCACCCACGTTATCAGCGTTTATGCCGGGGACGTTTGTCTGAGCGAAGTAATAAGCTCGCCGGGACAGATGCTTCCGCGCCGAGGGCTGATTGAGCGTTTTCAATTTCATGGCCCGCGCTCTCACAAGTGCACTTTGAGCAGAGGTGTGAGCTATATGACCGATTTTCAGATTGAGAAGATGAGTCCCAATCTGTATCGGCAGAGCCATATTGACCTTGAGGGTTTTGCCCGAAATCGCGGCGTGTTTGTTAAATTTCCGGATCTGGAAATCGGAGGCCTGCAGCCTTTCTGTTATGTTGACTTCGAGGCCAGACAAACCGAGCTGCACATACACACGTTCGCTGCTTATCCAGACCAGGTAACGATGATTAAGACGCAGTCACTATTCGACTTTCAGTAG
- a CDS encoding CPBP family intramembrane metalloprotease, producing MKEKRYSVSQLFNFAQDSYFERTSRPIYAIVFLLPFIAFYELGTILINTDLLRRYWLGRVVAFSWLQDFLTYLGFGSKFGWAATPLAVVVILLALQVASRKGWRFWFGDIFPMAIECILLAVPLIVLSMFLSGSIQRQSDADQFASSAARTQTAAILRCYSVAPAPSAEDGDWGLPTAEEDGGGDGKWQELLANVVTGIGAGIYEELVFRLILIVALMILFQDAFQLGHKVSIILSVFISAALFGAYHHIVFLGGQFIQSSPFNWAEFSFRTIAGIYFAVLFAIRGFGITAGAHAFYDIIAVFMNAFFTQP from the coding sequence ATGAAAGAGAAGAGATACAGCGTCAGCCAATTATTTAACTTCGCGCAGGATTCCTATTTCGAACGGACGAGCCGGCCAATTTACGCCATAGTTTTTCTGCTGCCGTTCATCGCATTTTATGAGCTAGGCACGATTCTTATCAATACCGATTTACTGCGGCGTTACTGGCTTGGTAGAGTGGTGGCATTTTCCTGGCTGCAGGATTTTCTCACATATCTGGGGTTTGGCAGCAAGTTCGGGTGGGCGGCAACCCCCTTGGCGGTCGTGGTGATTTTGCTGGCATTACAGGTGGCGTCGCGCAAAGGATGGCGGTTTTGGTTCGGTGATATTTTCCCGATGGCAATTGAGTGTATTTTGCTTGCGGTGCCCTTGATTGTTTTGAGCATGTTTTTGAGCGGTTCGATTCAGCGGCAGAGCGATGCCGACCAATTCGCAAGCAGCGCGGCAAGAACACAAACGGCCGCGATTTTAAGGTGCTATTCGGTCGCCCCCGCGCCTTCTGCCGAAGACGGCGACTGGGGCCTGCCTACGGCGGAGGAAGACGGCGGCGGTGACGGGAAATGGCAGGAGCTGCTGGCCAACGTTGTTACCGGCATAGGAGCGGGAATTTATGAGGAGCTTGTTTTCCGGCTGATTTTGATTGTTGCATTGATGATATTGTTTCAGGACGCTTTTCAGCTTGGCCACAAGGTTTCAATTATACTTTCAGTTTTTATTTCAGCGGCACTGTTCGGCGCGTATCATCATATAGTATTTCTGGGAGGTCAATTTATCCAGAGCAGTCCGTTCAACTGGGCGGAGTTTAGTTTCAGGACAATCGCCGGTATTTATTTTGCCGTTCTTTTTGCTATTCGCGGCTTCGGAATTACAGCAGGCGCTCACGCCTTTTACGATATTATCGCGGTTTTTATGAATGCCTTTTTTACACAGCCCTGA